Proteins from a genomic interval of Geodermatophilus obscurus DSM 43160:
- the fxsT gene encoding FxSxx-COOH system tetratricopeptide repeat protein, with protein MSDRGTDFFISHAGRDTGWAEWLAWQLQQAGYSVELDVWDWVPGEDFVARMQEALQRADRLLAVCTSAYFSSTFSGAELRAAFAQQSAGRIVPVLVEPVTLPTLYAPLIIVDLTGLDEATAAARLRARLAGGRPVNAPPFPRTEPVPAEKPGFAGALPAVWKVPPRNPRFTGRDGMLTELRRRLHAGEGTLVVQALYGLGGVGKTQLAIEYAHRFAADYDLIWWIDAEQPVLIPEQLARLAESLDLAAGSTVAATVDRLLAELRHRDRWLLVFDNAERPADIAAYQPGGPGHLLITSRNPGWGALGGRLEVDVLNRAETIALLRARIPGLGEELADKLAAELGDLPLAAAQAVGYLEQTDLPAADYLRRFRTRRAGLLARGDVVGYSGRLDTAWALSLERLSCEDPAAVQLLGLAAFLAPEPIPLHLFTEHSALLEVPLRSTAADPDALADTVGALVGYSLARRHPGGFQIHRLVQAVIRQQLPLDRQQTTAQRVVALLAAAAPTNPDDDDPASWPTYAQLAPHMLATAPLSDRSSAGRRLVLDTIRYLQAHGDIHASRTVGEPLLDRWRAVLGPDHPDTLTAATRLTSALVHLGEAEPARALGEDTVQRCRRVFGPDHRITLDAASGLTLALGLLGEAEPARALGEDTVQRSRRGFGRDHPVTLWAATALTLALVLVGEAEPARALGEDTLQRCRRALGPDHPRTLWVATALTLALVWVGEAEPARALGEDTVQRCRRALGPDHPITLWLATGLTLALARLGEAEPARTLGEDTVQRCRRALAPDHPTTLMAATGLTLALARLGEAKAARALGRDALQRSRRALGADNPVTLYLTQAASSGQLQLRDDAAEDHPSQPL; from the coding sequence GTGAGTGATCGGGGAACCGATTTCTTTATCAGTCACGCCGGCCGAGACACCGGGTGGGCGGAGTGGCTGGCCTGGCAGCTGCAGCAGGCCGGCTACAGCGTCGAGCTGGACGTGTGGGACTGGGTGCCGGGTGAGGACTTCGTTGCCCGCATGCAGGAGGCACTGCAGCGGGCCGATCGGCTGCTGGCGGTGTGCACCTCGGCCTACTTCTCGAGCACCTTCAGCGGCGCGGAGCTGCGCGCGGCCTTCGCGCAGCAGTCAGCGGGGCGGATCGTGCCCGTGCTGGTTGAACCGGTCACCCTGCCTACGCTGTACGCGCCACTGATAATCGTGGATCTGACCGGCCTGGATGAGGCCACCGCGGCCGCCCGGTTACGGGCCCGGCTGGCCGGTGGCCGGCCGGTGAACGCGCCGCCGTTCCCGAGGACCGAGCCGGTGCCTGCGGAGAAGCCGGGGTTCGCCGGTGCGCTACCGGCGGTGTGGAAGGTGCCGCCGCGCAATCCGCGGTTCACCGGCCGGGACGGCATGCTCACCGAGCTGCGCCGACGGCTGCACGCCGGCGAGGGCACGCTGGTGGTGCAGGCGCTCTACGGGCTGGGCGGGGTGGGCAAGACCCAGCTGGCCATCGAGTACGCACACCGGTTCGCCGCCGACTACGACCTCATCTGGTGGATCGACGCCGAACAACCAGTGCTGATCCCCGAACAGCTCGCTCGGCTCGCCGAGAGCCTGGACCTTGCCGCCGGGTCGACGGTGGCCGCCACCGTCGACCGGCTGCTCGCCGAGCTGCGCCACCGGGACCGTTGGCTGCTGGTGTTCGACAACGCCGAACGGCCGGCCGACATCGCCGCCTACCAGCCCGGCGGGCCAGGACATCTGCTGATCACCTCCCGCAACCCCGGCTGGGGTGCCCTCGGTGGCCGGCTGGAGGTCGACGTGTTGAACCGGGCGGAGACGATCGCGCTGCTGCGGGCCCGGATCCCGGGCCTGGGTGAGGAGCTGGCCGACAAGCTCGCCGCCGAGCTGGGTGACCTGCCGCTCGCCGCGGCGCAGGCCGTCGGCTACCTGGAGCAGACCGACCTGCCCGCGGCGGATTACCTGCGCCGCTTTCGCACCCGCCGGGCCGGCCTGCTGGCCCGCGGCGACGTGGTTGGCTACTCGGGGCGGCTCGACACCGCCTGGGCGCTGTCCCTGGAGCGACTCAGCTGTGAGGACCCGGCCGCGGTCCAGCTGCTGGGACTGGCCGCCTTCCTCGCCCCAGAACCCATCCCGCTCCACCTGTTCACCGAGCACTCCGCGTTGCTGGAGGTGCCGCTGCGCAGCACCGCCGCCGACCCCGACGCGCTGGCCGACACCGTCGGCGCGCTGGTCGGCTACTCCCTGGCCCGCCGCCACCCCGGCGGCTTCCAGATCCACCGGCTCGTGCAGGCGGTGATCCGCCAGCAACTTCCGCTCGACCGACAGCAGACCACCGCCCAGCGGGTGGTCGCGCTGCTCGCCGCCGCCGCCCCCACCAACCCGGACGATGACGATCCGGCCAGCTGGCCCACCTACGCCCAGCTCGCCCCGCACATGCTGGCCACTGCCCCCCTGAGTGACCGCTCATCCGCCGGCCGGCGACTCGTTCTGGACACCATCCGTTATCTGCAGGCCCACGGCGACATTCACGCCAGCCGGACTGTTGGCGAACCGCTGCTTGACCGCTGGCGGGCGGTCCTCGGCCCTGACCATCCCGATACCTTGACCGCCGCGACCAGGCTCACCAGCGCCCTGGTTCACCTGGGCGAGGCGGAGCCGGCCCGCGCCCTGGGGGAAGACACCGTGCAGCGCTGCCGCCGGGTGTTCGGCCCAGACCACCGGATCACTCTAGATGCGGCGAGCGGCCTGACCCTCGCCCTGGGCCTGCTGGGTGAGGCGGAACCGGCCCGCGCCCTGGGGGAAGACACCGTGCAGCGCAGCCGCCGGGGGTTCGGCCGCGACCATCCGGTCACCCTATGGGCGGCGACCGCCCTGACCCTCGCCCTGGTCTTGGTGGGTGAGGCGGAGCCGGCCCGCGCCCTGGGGGAGGACACCCTGCAGCGCTGCCGCCGGGCGCTGGGCCCGGACCACCCCAGAACCCTATGGGTGGCGACCGCCCTGACCCTCGCCCTGGTCTGGGTGGGTGAGGCGGAGCCGGCCCGCGCCCTGGGGGAGGACACCGTGCAGCGCTGCCGCCGGGCGCTGGGCCCGGACCACCCGATCACCCTGTGGTTGGCGACCGGCCTGACCCTCGCCCTGGCCCGGCTGGGCGAGGCGGAGCCGGCCCGCACCCTGGGGGAGGACACCGTGCAGCGCTGCCGCCGGGCGCTGGCCCCGGACCACCCGACCACCCTGATGGCGGCGACCGGCCTGACCCTCGCCCTGGCCCGGCTGGGCGAGGCGAAGGCGGCCCGCGCCCTGGGGAGGGACGCCCTGCAGCGCAGCCGCCGGGCGCTCGGCGCGGACAATCCGGTCACGCTGTACCTGACCCAGGCCGCCAGCAGCGGCCAGCTCCAGCTCCGTGACGATGCCGCTGAGGACCACCCGAGTCAGCCGCTGTGA
- a CDS encoding class I SAM-dependent methyltransferase: protein MNVGDLVPAPWLRAALGAFAEDVRALGPVLDVGCGPGTVTAHLAGLGLDVSGVDLSPRMIAHARRLHPALRFAIASATDLHLAEASLGGVLGWWSLFNLPRTVLPDVLASFARALVPGGQLLVGTHVGDGDIERTEVYGMPVTWTTHLWQPQQLAGLLSQAGLQPVAELRLPPTPAAPSAPALPAQVVLAARRPS from the coding sequence ATGAACGTCGGTGACCTGGTGCCGGCCCCGTGGCTGCGCGCCGCCCTTGGAGCGTTCGCTGAAGATGTCCGCGCCCTCGGGCCAGTGCTCGACGTCGGCTGTGGCCCGGGAACGGTCACCGCCCACCTCGCGGGGCTGGGCCTCGACGTGTCCGGTGTCGACCTGTCGCCGCGGATGATCGCGCACGCCCGCCGGCTGCACCCTGCACTGCGGTTCGCCATCGCCTCCGCCACCGACCTCCACCTGGCCGAGGCATCCCTCGGTGGTGTCCTTGGCTGGTGGTCGCTGTTCAACCTGCCCCGCACCGTGCTGCCCGACGTGCTCGCCTCGTTCGCCCGGGCGCTGGTTCCTGGTGGGCAGCTCCTGGTGGGAACGCACGTAGGCGACGGCGACATCGAGCGCACCGAGGTCTACGGCATGCCCGTCACCTGGACGACCCATCTGTGGCAGCCCCAGCAACTGGCCGGCCTGCTTTCTCAGGCCGGCCTCCAGCCGGTTGCCGAGCTGCGGCTGCCGCCGACTCCTGCAGCTCCATCGGCCCCCGCTCTCCCGGCCCAGGTGGTCCTCGCCGCTCGGCGGCCAAGCTGA
- a CDS encoding phosphoribosyltransferase: protein MTTAAHDALMTHFRWEGGHADMWRVFADAEAFAAVLDGLVEPWRGRGVTRVVGIESRGFVLGGATAVALGVGFVAIRKPGGLLPEPKHVVDSDADYRGRRHQLRMQGVLSPEDRVVLVDDWAEQGSQAWAARRLVESAGATFLGVAPLVDQLPAAARGRLGDVTAVARAEELGPAR from the coding sequence ATGACTACTGCTGCGCATGACGCGCTGATGACCCACTTCCGGTGGGAGGGCGGCCACGCCGACATGTGGCGGGTCTTCGCCGACGCTGAGGCGTTCGCCGCGGTGCTCGACGGTCTGGTTGAGCCCTGGCGCGGCCGCGGAGTCACCCGGGTGGTCGGGATCGAGTCGCGCGGCTTCGTCCTCGGCGGAGCCACCGCAGTCGCCCTGGGGGTCGGCTTCGTGGCGATTCGCAAGCCCGGAGGCCTACTTCCCGAACCGAAGCACGTCGTCGACTCGGACGCCGACTACCGCGGACGTCGCCACCAGCTCCGGATGCAGGGCGTCCTGAGTCCTGAGGACAGGGTCGTGCTGGTCGACGACTGGGCCGAGCAGGGCAGCCAAGCTTGGGCCGCGCGCCGACTGGTCGAATCCGCCGGCGCGACGTTTCTCGGGGTTGCCCCCCTCGTCGATCAGCTCCCGGCTGCAGCGAGAGGCCGCCTGGGTGACGTCACGGCGGTCGCCCGAGCCGAGGAGCTTGGACCGGCCCGGTAG
- a CDS encoding DUF6933 domain-containing protein, with translation MVNELTLLPLVMPLTPARTRLTRFPDALAELLSAHRVPAQLIEAERVQALDHRLAATANRSLVGVMNEFAYLADLDRAENLDLMRLSIRLATTPCRNSRLSSPDFKRLDNPARNLTRPEVPQGIPCETPAAGCSGLLERRRSGLATGPVQAPRLGRPP, from the coding sequence TTGGTCAACGAGCTGACGCTGCTGCCGCTCGTCATGCCGCTGACCCCTGCGAGGACGCGGCTAACCCGATTTCCGGACGCGCTCGCTGAACTGCTATCCGCGCACCGAGTCCCCGCGCAACTGATCGAGGCCGAACGGGTCCAGGCCCTTGATCACCGGCTGGCCGCTACGGCCAACCGCAGCCTGGTCGGCGTGATGAACGAGTTCGCCTACCTCGCCGACCTCGACCGTGCGGAGAACCTCGATCTGATGCGCCTGTCCATACGGCTGGCCACGACCCCATGCAGGAACTCGCGGCTCTCATCGCCGGACTTCAAGAGACTGGACAACCCGGCTCGCAACCTGACGCGCCCTGAGGTCCCACAAGGAATCCCCTGCGAGACACCGGCGGCCGGCTGCTCCGGCCTTCTTGAACGTCGCCGTAGCGGGTTGGCTACCGGGCCGGTCCAAGCTCCTCGGCTCGGGCGACCGCCGTGA
- a CDS encoding OsmC family protein produces the protein MRTAVFIRAPTATAVRIAVLPWPMDATALRELKAPLKRRYRDDPESARAHLHAEADFSDAGITCTVQTWADTRAGFHPFTGGDGSDACSGDMLLHDLLACAGVTMRSVATAMGIDIRNGRLRASTEMDARGTLGVSRKAPVRLGDIQVVAELTERYCVAQSLARPPHLIIRRAAEE, from the coding sequence ATGCGCACCGCGGTGTTCATCCGCGCCCCGACAGCCACTGCGGTGCGCATCGCAGTGCTTCCGTGGCCCATGGACGCCACCGCACTGCGCGAGCTGAAGGCCCCGCTGAAGCGGAGGTACCGCGACGACCCGGAGTCCGCTCGGGCGCACCTGCACGCCGAGGCCGACTTCTCCGACGCGGGCATCACCTGCACCGTGCAGACCTGGGCCGACACCCGGGCCGGTTTCCACCCGTTCACCGGTGGGGACGGCAGCGACGCCTGCTCCGGCGACATGCTGTTGCATGACCTGCTGGCCTGTGCCGGCGTGACGATGCGCAGCGTCGCGACAGCGATGGGCATCGACATCCGCAACGGCCGGCTCCGGGCGAGCACCGAGATGGACGCCCGCGGCACGCTCGGCGTCTCCCGGAAGGCGCCCGTGAGGCTCGGCGACATCCAGGTCGTGGCGGAGCTGACCGAGCGCTACTGCGTCGCCCAGAGCCTGGCCCGGCCGCCGCACCTCATTATCCGGCGGGCAGCCGAGGAGTAG
- a CDS encoding transcriptional regulator, which translates to MPQPRFDELIHAPNRLQICAMLAPVDALDFTTVREALGISDYVLSKHVRILVDAGYLSTSKKLHATRTRTWLSLTDTGRSALNGHLAELRRIAATATVWPPPSSVS; encoded by the coding sequence GTGCCGCAGCCCCGCTTCGACGAACTGATCCACGCCCCCAACCGCCTACAGATCTGCGCAATGCTCGCACCAGTCGATGCCCTGGACTTCACCACCGTGCGCGAAGCCCTGGGCATCAGCGACTACGTCCTCAGCAAACATGTCCGAATACTCGTAGATGCAGGTTACCTGAGCACGTCCAAGAAACTTCATGCAACCCGCACCCGCACCTGGCTCTCCCTCACCGACACCGGCCGCTCAGCCCTGAACGGACACCTGGCCGAACTCCGCCGCATCGCCGCGACCGCCACCGTCTGGCCACCGCCGTCCTCTGTGTCCTGA
- a CDS encoding helix-turn-helix transcriptional regulator, whose protein sequence is MVPHESITAAASPVRERRKERRITQAELAEQVGVSRQTIIAVEQGDYAPSVYLALRIARVLGGTVEEFFTEETGDVR, encoded by the coding sequence GTGGTTCCCCACGAGTCCATCACCGCCGCGGCAAGCCCGGTGCGAGAGCGCCGTAAGGAACGGCGCATCACCCAAGCCGAGCTCGCCGAGCAGGTTGGCGTGAGCCGGCAGACGATTATCGCCGTCGAACAGGGCGACTACGCCCCGTCGGTCTACCTCGCGCTGCGGATCGCCCGCGTCCTGGGCGGAACCGTCGAAGAGTTCTTCACCGAGGAGACGGGAGACGTCAGATGA
- a CDS encoding dihydrofolate reductase family protein, with product MRTLTFRMNLSVDGYIAAPGDDLGWSVPSDELFQWWSDRVGATGLALYGRRLWETMSSHWPTADQQPGATPAQIQFARRWRDMPKVVFSSTTSAVDWNARLVTGDAVTEITRLKTEDGGPMDVGGATLAAAAMRAGLIDEYAIVTHPVLVGGGTPFFTTLDNWVNLSLVETRTFPDGVLLTRYEARR from the coding sequence ATGCGGACACTGACCTTTCGCATGAACCTGAGCGTGGACGGCTACATCGCCGCGCCCGGCGACGACCTCGGCTGGAGCGTGCCGAGCGACGAGCTGTTTCAGTGGTGGTCCGACCGGGTGGGGGCGACGGGCCTGGCGCTGTACGGGCGCAGACTGTGGGAGACGATGAGCTCCCACTGGCCGACCGCCGACCAGCAGCCTGGCGCCACACCGGCGCAGATCCAGTTCGCCCGCCGCTGGCGGGACATGCCGAAGGTGGTGTTCTCCTCGACGACCAGCGCGGTCGACTGGAACGCCCGCCTGGTCACCGGCGACGCGGTCACCGAGATCACCCGGCTCAAGACTGAGGATGGCGGTCCCATGGACGTCGGCGGCGCCACCCTCGCCGCGGCGGCCATGCGGGCCGGGCTGATCGACGAGTACGCGATCGTCACCCACCCGGTCCTGGTGGGCGGCGGCACGCCGTTCTTCACAACCCTGGACAACTGGGTGAACCTGAGCCTGGTGGAGACCCGGACGTTTCCCGACGGCGTGCTCCTGACCAGGTACGAGGCCAGGCGGTGA
- a CDS encoding alpha/beta fold hydrolase: MVFCHGTPWSSALWHPFADALSSRFRVHLWDMPGYGQSSMEAEHRVSLDVQGELLSDLIGYWGLDRPHLIAHDYGGAVALRAHLLHGALYSSLALVDVVALAPWGSEFFRLVRDNAEVFAALPAAVHEGVVRAYIEGASHRGLDERQTRMLVEPWLGSLGQAAFYRQIAQADQTYTDEVQPLYGSLALPVLVTWGVEDTWIPVDRAHSLAEAIPGARLQLVPGAGHLIQMDAPESLATVLHGWLVEQQQRRA, from the coding sequence GTGGTGTTCTGCCACGGCACCCCATGGTCCTCGGCGCTCTGGCACCCGTTCGCCGATGCGCTGAGCTCCCGGTTCCGGGTCCACCTGTGGGACATGCCCGGCTACGGACAGTCCTCGATGGAGGCCGAGCACCGCGTCTCCCTCGACGTGCAAGGCGAGCTGCTCTCCGATCTCATCGGCTACTGGGGACTGGACCGGCCACATCTCATCGCCCACGACTACGGCGGGGCCGTTGCACTGCGCGCACACCTGCTCCACGGCGCGCTCTACAGCTCCCTGGCCCTGGTCGACGTCGTGGCGCTTGCGCCGTGGGGCTCGGAGTTCTTCCGTCTGGTACGCGACAACGCTGAGGTCTTCGCCGCCTTGCCGGCTGCCGTGCACGAGGGCGTGGTGCGCGCGTACATCGAGGGAGCCAGCCACCGCGGCCTCGACGAGCGCCAAACGCGCATGCTGGTTGAGCCGTGGCTCGGATCGCTGGGCCAGGCAGCGTTCTATCGACAGATCGCTCAGGCTGACCAGACCTACACCGACGAGGTCCAGCCGCTGTACGGCTCACTGGCGCTCCCGGTCCTGGTCACCTGGGGCGTCGAGGACACCTGGATTCCGGTCGACAGGGCTCATTCCCTGGCCGAGGCGATACCCGGGGCCCGCCTGCAGCTCGTCCCGGGTGCGGGGCATCTGATCCAGATGGACGCTCCCGAGAGTCTTGCCACCGTCCTGCATGGTTGGCTCGTCGAGCAGCAACAGCGCCGGGCCTGA
- a CDS encoding SpoIIE family protein phosphatase, with protein MTGSETDLLPAGTPVDLSNCEREPIHVPGSIQPRGVLLAVSEPDLVVVQVSENLADLVGVDPSDALGRRLPEVLGVAAAGAVARSASAFGDLRERNPVEVTLDVEGSPVPVDALLHRAVVGPDDGVSPPTALLVVELEPARGPRPFSFPNTYQAVRGTVGELNRATSLQELYDITAQAVRELTGFDRVMVYRYDADYNGEVVAEAKAEELNSFLGLHYPASDIPAQARALYEKNWIRLISDVDYRPVPLRPALVPSTGQPLDMTFSTLRSVSPIHVEYLQNMGVRASMSVSLLRDDRLWGLIACHHYSGPHAPPYATRAAAEFLGSTLSLRLVDRAEEGEVHRALQVRSTLAWLTTATLDEDRPLADTLLGSPDLLDLLPADGVAVHLQGHRGSRGTPLPEATAGAIAAWAAARHEDVVATDSLPRHAAELQVSCEVACGVLVLPLPDGQYVLWHRAEARRTVDWGGDPHNKAIAEREGDSVRLSPRKSFERWQETVRDRSEPWTAQELAEVGELRTHLLEALYARSRSIVRAAETLQRSMLTAPPESPRLQVAVRYVPAAREAQVGGDWYDVFEQPDGSTFVVIGDVVGHDTAAAADMAQLRGLLRGIAYDSADGPATVLRRLDFAVAGLGPHAMATVLVGRLTPDPETGGARLRWSSAGHLPPLLVEPGDDVLTLTTPRAELLLGVDPAARRTESEALLEPGSTLLLYTDGLVERRDQVFDIGVERLAGELVAVRDRPLEAAADELIGRMLRDGAEDDVALVAVRLRG; from the coding sequence ATGACCGGCTCCGAGACCGACCTGCTGCCGGCGGGGACGCCGGTCGACCTGTCCAACTGCGAGCGCGAGCCGATCCACGTGCCCGGCAGCATCCAGCCGCGCGGGGTGCTGCTGGCGGTGAGCGAGCCCGACCTCGTCGTCGTGCAGGTGTCGGAGAACCTCGCCGACCTGGTCGGCGTCGACCCCTCCGACGCCCTCGGCCGGCGGCTGCCCGAGGTCCTCGGGGTGGCCGCGGCCGGGGCGGTGGCCCGGTCGGCCAGCGCCTTCGGCGACCTGCGCGAGCGCAACCCGGTGGAGGTCACCCTCGACGTCGAGGGGAGTCCGGTGCCGGTCGACGCGCTGCTGCACCGCGCCGTCGTCGGCCCGGACGACGGCGTCAGCCCGCCGACGGCGCTTCTGGTCGTCGAGCTCGAGCCGGCGCGCGGCCCCCGCCCGTTCTCGTTCCCGAACACCTACCAGGCGGTGCGCGGCACGGTCGGCGAGCTGAACCGCGCGACCTCGCTGCAGGAGCTCTACGACATCACCGCGCAGGCGGTGCGCGAGCTGACCGGCTTCGACCGCGTGATGGTCTACCGCTACGACGCCGACTACAACGGCGAGGTCGTGGCCGAGGCGAAGGCCGAGGAGCTCAACTCCTTCCTCGGCCTGCACTACCCGGCCTCCGACATCCCGGCCCAGGCGCGGGCGCTGTACGAGAAGAACTGGATCCGGCTGATCTCCGACGTCGACTACCGGCCGGTGCCGCTGCGCCCGGCGCTGGTGCCCTCCACCGGGCAGCCGCTGGACATGACCTTCTCCACGCTGCGCAGCGTCTCGCCTATCCACGTCGAGTACCTGCAGAACATGGGCGTGCGCGCCTCCATGTCGGTCTCCCTGCTGCGCGACGACAGGCTGTGGGGCCTCATCGCCTGCCACCACTACTCCGGTCCGCACGCCCCGCCCTACGCGACCCGGGCGGCCGCGGAGTTCCTCGGCTCCACGCTCTCGCTGCGCCTGGTCGACCGCGCCGAGGAGGGCGAGGTGCACCGCGCGCTGCAGGTGCGCTCGACGCTGGCCTGGCTGACCACCGCGACCCTCGACGAGGACCGCCCGCTCGCCGACACGCTGCTCGGCTCGCCCGACCTGCTCGACCTGCTGCCGGCCGACGGCGTCGCGGTGCACCTGCAGGGCCACCGCGGCAGCCGCGGCACGCCGCTGCCCGAGGCCACCGCCGGGGCGATCGCGGCCTGGGCCGCCGCCCGCCACGAGGACGTCGTCGCCACCGACTCACTGCCCCGGCACGCCGCGGAACTGCAGGTGTCGTGCGAGGTGGCCTGCGGGGTGCTCGTGCTGCCGCTGCCCGACGGCCAGTACGTGCTGTGGCACCGTGCCGAGGCCCGGCGCACGGTCGACTGGGGCGGCGACCCGCACAACAAGGCGATCGCCGAGCGCGAGGGCGACTCGGTGCGGCTGAGCCCGCGCAAGAGCTTCGAGCGGTGGCAGGAGACGGTCCGCGACCGCTCCGAACCGTGGACCGCGCAGGAGCTGGCCGAGGTCGGCGAGCTGCGCACCCACCTGCTGGAGGCGCTGTACGCGCGCAGCCGCAGCATCGTCCGCGCCGCGGAGACGCTGCAGCGCTCGATGCTCACCGCGCCGCCGGAGTCCCCGCGCCTGCAGGTCGCGGTGCGGTACGTGCCCGCCGCCCGCGAGGCCCAGGTCGGCGGCGACTGGTACGACGTCTTCGAGCAGCCCGACGGGTCGACCTTCGTCGTCATCGGCGACGTCGTCGGCCACGACACCGCGGCCGCCGCCGACATGGCCCAGCTGCGCGGGCTGCTGCGCGGCATCGCCTACGACAGCGCGGACGGCCCGGCCACCGTCCTGCGCCGGCTGGACTTCGCCGTCGCCGGCCTCGGGCCGCACGCCATGGCCACGGTCCTGGTCGGCCGGCTGACGCCGGACCCGGAGACCGGCGGCGCCCGGCTGCGCTGGTCCAGCGCCGGGCACCTGCCGCCGCTGCTCGTCGAACCGGGGGACGACGTGCTGACCCTGACCACGCCCCGCGCCGAACTGCTGCTGGGCGTGGACCCGGCCGCGCGGCGCACCGAGTCCGAGGCGCTGCTCGAGCCGGGCTCGACGCTGCTGCTCTACACCGACGGCCTCGTCGAGCGGCGCGACCAGGTCTTCGACATCGGCGTGGAGCGGCTGGCCGGCGAGCTGGTCGCCGTCCGGGACCGCCCGCTCGAGGCGGCCGCCGACGAGCTGATCGGCCGGATGCTCCGCGACGGCGCGGAGGACGACGTGGCGCTGGTCGCCGTCCGGCTGCGCGGCTGA
- a CDS encoding biliverdin-producing heme oxygenase, whose amino-acid sequence MGAGSEASPRHAAGADVLAELRTATAVEHEQVESTLGLMDPRLGRDRLVAVLTRLHAFWTAAEAGLDAWAGRHPGDAETVAWSRRRRAHLFAEDLRALGAEPDAGGRPELPAVEDTDQALGRLYVLEGSTLGGTFIARHLATLPTLGPGVRLGAFSPYGAETGAMWHAYRRVTREQVATGGDAGRVVAAARATFTALAAWCTPVGAPA is encoded by the coding sequence ATGGGTGCTGGATCCGAGGCGTCGCCTCGACACGCGGCGGGCGCCGACGTCCTCGCCGAACTGCGCACGGCCACGGCCGTCGAGCACGAGCAGGTGGAGTCCACCCTCGGGCTCATGGACCCGCGGCTGGGCCGCGACCGGCTGGTCGCCGTCCTCACCCGGCTGCACGCCTTCTGGACCGCCGCCGAGGCCGGCCTGGACGCCTGGGCCGGCCGCCACCCGGGCGATGCCGAGACCGTCGCCTGGTCGCGGCGGCGCCGCGCCCACCTGTTCGCCGAGGACCTGCGCGCCCTGGGCGCCGAGCCGGACGCCGGGGGGCGACCCGAGCTGCCCGCCGTCGAGGACACCGACCAGGCCCTGGGCCGGCTCTACGTCCTGGAGGGCTCCACGCTCGGCGGCACGTTCATCGCCCGCCACCTCGCCACCCTGCCCACCCTCGGACCCGGCGTCCGACTGGGCGCCTTCTCCCCCTACGGCGCCGAGACCGGTGCCATGTGGCACGCCTACCGCCGGGTGACCCGGGAGCAGGTCGCCACGGGCGGCGACGCCGGCCGGGTGGTCGCGGCCGCGCGGGCCACCTTCACCGCGCTGGCCGCCTGGTGCACGCCGGTCGGGGCGCCCGCATGA
- a CDS encoding TetR/AcrR family transcriptional regulator produces the protein MRGSVVGVTRTPRERWIEQGLQALAAGGPDAVRVEALAKELGVTKGGFYGSFADRDALLEAMLDTWERESTDDVLDRVEREGGDPRTKIERAGVLTFSDDRLLPIDLAVRDWARRDEAVALRLRRVDNRRMALLREMIGTFCPDPDEVEARSLLAFCVAIGEHFLAADHGDRTRAEVLARAADLLLDRPARTRAASSEDRPGRR, from the coding sequence ATGAGGGGGTCCGTCGTGGGCGTGACCCGCACGCCGCGGGAGAGGTGGATCGAGCAGGGGCTGCAGGCACTGGCCGCCGGCGGTCCGGACGCCGTCCGCGTCGAGGCGCTGGCGAAGGAACTGGGCGTCACCAAGGGCGGCTTCTACGGGTCGTTCGCCGACCGGGACGCGCTGCTGGAGGCGATGCTGGACACCTGGGAGCGGGAGAGCACCGACGACGTGCTCGACCGGGTCGAGCGCGAGGGCGGCGATCCGCGGACCAAGATCGAGCGCGCGGGCGTGCTCACCTTCTCCGACGACCGCCTGCTGCCGATCGACCTGGCGGTCCGGGACTGGGCCCGGCGGGACGAGGCCGTCGCCCTGCGCCTGCGACGGGTGGACAACCGGCGCATGGCGCTGCTCCGCGAGATGATCGGCACCTTCTGCCCCGACCCCGACGAGGTCGAGGCCCGCAGCCTGCTCGCCTTCTGCGTGGCGATCGGCGAGCACTTCCTCGCCGCCGACCACGGCGACCGCACCCGGGCGGAGGTCCTCGCCCGCGCCGCCGACCTGCTGCTCGACCGTCCGGCCAGGACCAGGGCCGCGTCGTCCGAGGACCGGCCGGGTCGCCGCTGA